In the Populus trichocarpa isolate Nisqually-1 chromosome 1, P.trichocarpa_v4.1, whole genome shotgun sequence genome, one interval contains:
- the LOC112326203 gene encoding disease resistance protein At4g27190, which translates to MSSKCIFNGNYCFNSQVSVRILIPCLVAFEAGFHTELKAFSFSSSRYFIELSVPVLSAHIFPNYDWWKMALESVGGSIISKIAELMVEPVGRQFRYMFCFNNFVEEFKEQKENLALALDGLQKEVEAAERNAEEIKKVVKKWMEDANSKIEGAKPLENEIGRNGKCFTWCPNCMRQFKLSKALAKKSETFRKLLENSTKFTKVSDIAHPQPREFLPSKEFTSSKSSEEAFEQIMDALKDDKVNMIGLCGMGGVGKTTLVKEVGTIAVELQLFPVVLMATVSQNPNVTDIQHLMADKLGLNIKKKNTNPGRADLLRQRLKQVEKMLIILDDVWKYIDLKEIGIPFGDDHRGCKILLTTRLQAICSSMECQQTVLLRILSEDEAMVLFRINAGLRDGDSTLNRVAREVARECQGLPIALVTVGKALRDKSEVEWEEAFRRLKNSQFLDMEHIEEQKTAYACLKLSYDYLMSKETKLCFLLCCLFPEDYNIPIDDLTRYTVGYELHQDVESIGDARK; encoded by the exons ATGTcatcaaaatgcatttttaatggGAATTACTGCTTTAACTCACAAGTGTCAGTTAGAATCCTTATACCTTGCCTTGTTGCTTTTGAAGCTGGATTCCATACAGAGCTAAAggccttctccttttcttcctcccGCTATTTCATTGAGCTCTCAGTACCAGTGCTTTCCGCGCATATTTTCCCAAATTACG ACTGGTGGAAAATGGCTCTCGAAAGTGTGGGTGGATCCATTATATCTAAGATAGCAGAACTCATGGTGGAACCAGTGGGAAGGCAGTTCCGTTACATGTTCTGTTTCAACAATTTTGTTGAAGAATTCAAAGAACAAAAGGAGAACCTTGCTTTAGCACTAGATGGTCTGCAAAAAGAAGTCGAAGCTGCTGAAAGGAATGctgaagaaattaagaaagttGTCAAAAAGTGGATGGAAGATGCAAACAGCAAAATTGAAGGTGCGAAGCCCTTGGAAAATGAAATAGGAAGAAATGGCAAATGCTTTACTTGGTGCCCAAACTGCATGCGACAATTCAAGTTAAGCAAGGCACTGGCCAAGAAGTCGGAGACTTTCAGAAAACTTCTAGAAAATAGCACAAAGTTTACAAAAGTGTCCGACATAGCTCATCCTCAGCCCAGAGAATTTCTCCCATCAAAGGAATTCACGTCCTCAAAATCGTCAGAAGAAGCTTTCGAACAGATTATGGATGCTCTCAAAGATGACAAAGTCAATATGATCGGACTGTGCGGCATGGGAGGGGTGGGTAAAACCACCCTGGTGAAAGAAGTAGGCACGATAGCCGTAGAGTTGCAGCTTTTTCCTGTAGTTTTGATGGCTACGGTGTCGCAGAATCCAAATGTCACAGACATTCAGCACCTAATGGCAGATAAGTTAGGtctgaatattaaaaaaaagaatactaaTCCAGGGAGAGCAGATCTATTACGGCAGAGACTGAAGCAAGTGGAGAAGATGCTTATTATCCTAGAtgatgtttggaaatatattgaCTTGAAAGAGATAGGGATCCCATTTGGTGATGATCACAGGGGTTGTAAAATTCTTCTAACAACACGTCTTCAAGCCATATGTTCTTCTATGGAGTGCCAGCAAACAGTGCTTTTAAGAATCTTAAGTGAAGATGAAGCAATGGTTTTATTCAGAATCAATGCAGGTTTACGTGATGGGGACTCTACCTTGAACAGAGTGGCAAGGGAGGTTGCGAGAGAATGCCAAGGCTTGCCTATAGCACTTGTGACAGTGGGAAAGGCTCTAAGAGATAAATCTGAAGTTGAGTGGGAAGAAGCATTTAGACGGctaaaaaactctcaatttctGGACATGGAACACATTGAGGAACAAAAAACTGCATATGCATGTCTTAAGTTGAGCTATGATTATTTGATGAGCAAGGAAACCAAGTTATGTTTCTTGCTATGCTGTTTATTTCCAGAAGATTATAACATTCCAATCGATGACTTGACGAGATACACAGTTGGGTATGAGTTACATCAAGATGTGGAGTCCATTGGAGATGCAAGGAAATGA